Proteins encoded together in one Synechococcus sp. A15-62 window:
- a CDS encoding oxidoreductase produces the protein MGWSAADIPNQQGRIALITGANSGLGLETARALKRCGATVVLACRSPRKAELAKQELLQERDGGAVDLVDLDLADLTSVEEAAATVGERYGCLDLLINNAGVMAPPRRTTAQGHELQFGVNHLGHMALTQALLPLMQNRPDPRVVTVTSGAQYFGKIRWDDPSWSKSYDRYGAYGQSKLANVMFALELDARLRKQGSPIRSLAAHPGIARTELQPTAIASVGNRFEALAYRLMDPLFQSAGMGALPQLHAATAATAQGGEHYGPEQFGGLRGAPALCRVAPAASQPAERQRLWSLSEQLIGG, from the coding sequence ATGGGTTGGTCCGCGGCTGACATCCCAAACCAGCAGGGGCGCATTGCCCTGATCACTGGAGCCAACAGCGGTCTGGGTCTGGAGACCGCACGGGCCTTAAAACGCTGCGGGGCAACCGTGGTGTTGGCGTGCCGCAGCCCCCGCAAAGCCGAGCTGGCCAAGCAGGAGTTGCTGCAGGAGCGCGACGGTGGAGCGGTGGATCTGGTGGACCTAGATCTGGCGGACCTGACCAGCGTGGAAGAGGCAGCGGCCACCGTTGGCGAACGCTACGGCTGCCTTGATCTGCTGATCAACAACGCTGGCGTGATGGCACCGCCGCGGCGCACCACCGCCCAGGGACATGAACTGCAGTTCGGTGTGAATCACCTGGGGCACATGGCCCTAACCCAGGCCCTCCTGCCGCTGATGCAAAACCGGCCCGATCCCCGCGTGGTGACGGTGACCTCAGGGGCGCAGTACTTCGGCAAGATCCGCTGGGACGACCCAAGTTGGAGCAAGAGCTACGACCGCTATGGGGCCTACGGCCAAAGCAAACTCGCCAACGTGATGTTTGCCCTTGAGCTGGATGCACGCCTACGCAAGCAGGGCAGCCCCATCCGCTCCCTGGCCGCCCATCCCGGCATCGCGCGCACGGAACTGCAACCCACCGCGATCGCCAGCGTCGGCAACCGCTTCGAGGCCTTGGCCTACCGGCTGATGGATCCCCTGTTCCAAAGCGCCGGCATGGGTGCCCTGCCGCAACTGCATGCCGCCACAGCGGCGACGGCGCAGGGTGGCGAGCACTACGGCCCTGAGCAGTTCGGCGGCTTGCGAGGTGCACCGGCGCTCTGCCGTGTTGCACCAGCAGCAAGCCAACCCGCCGAACGGCAACGGCTCTGGAGCTTGAGCGAGCAGCTGATCGGTGGCTGA
- a CDS encoding 4Fe-4S binding protein, whose product MGRARRGVVGSSRYAQRLRTAVLEAARDPQRQPVLISGEPGLEKDNLAALVHYGSADRRRLLVRLDASDLQGSSLNLLNELGSNTLLVSGMDRVDDAVQQRLIAMAHGQAPEFKGRVLFTSEATIPALDGLVQSIRVPPLRVRRTDLGDWLRYQLRLQSPGLGWSQPPALSESVVRRLQNHDFANNLRELEAMVDRALRQARQQSHGELPPLLPEEVFWTEEKTRRARFDIWRWKPQLRNWMRAPALWNTLLFGLVSWMFVVVNVVLWLGPQDRAANPMLNLFWAWWWPLILLSYPLVGRLWCAICPFMIWGQIAQKLTPWRKKSWPHGDMDRWGAPALAAGFASILLWEEVWNLENTAWLSSCLLLLITAGAVIGSTVFEKRFWCRYLCPVGGMNGLFAKLSILELRAEAGTCSGSCSSYACFKGGPADEEGLASEGCPLGTHPAHLSDNRNCVLCMTCTQACPNRSVQLRLRPPAADLQRTMQAPNGERGLILVLAGGICLHHWQRLLGWLPLAPSSLHEGPLLARLSFAVLALALPAAIGLWLNRRWLYAGLPLLWALLLARHLPIGMAEAGTVLPHGWPQWSADPHVIGFCQTLVVGIGWIGAAILSRRLLDLDRRAWVMGSMVLLLVSFSGRWLVAL is encoded by the coding sequence ATGGGCCGGGCCCGACGCGGCGTTGTGGGATCCAGTCGCTACGCCCAACGGCTGCGAACTGCGGTGCTGGAGGCCGCCCGAGACCCGCAGCGCCAACCGGTGCTGATCAGCGGCGAACCCGGCCTGGAAAAAGACAACCTCGCCGCCCTGGTGCACTACGGATCAGCGGACCGGCGTCGTCTGCTTGTGCGACTGGACGCCAGTGATCTGCAGGGCAGCAGCCTCAACCTGCTGAATGAGCTTGGATCCAACACGCTGCTGGTGAGCGGCATGGACCGCGTTGACGACGCGGTCCAACAGCGCTTGATCGCGATGGCCCATGGCCAAGCACCGGAGTTCAAAGGACGCGTGCTGTTCACCAGCGAAGCCACCATCCCGGCCCTCGACGGCCTGGTGCAATCCATCCGCGTCCCTCCCTTACGGGTGCGCCGAACCGACCTAGGGGACTGGCTGCGCTACCAGCTGAGGTTGCAGAGCCCTGGCCTCGGCTGGAGCCAACCACCCGCCCTGTCGGAGAGCGTGGTGCGACGGCTCCAGAACCACGATTTCGCCAACAACCTGCGCGAACTCGAAGCAATGGTGGATCGCGCCCTGCGGCAGGCCCGTCAGCAAAGCCATGGCGAGCTGCCACCACTGCTGCCTGAAGAGGTCTTCTGGACCGAAGAAAAAACACGGCGGGCCCGTTTTGACATCTGGCGCTGGAAACCGCAGCTGCGCAACTGGATGCGCGCACCGGCGCTCTGGAACACGCTGCTGTTCGGCCTGGTGAGCTGGATGTTCGTGGTCGTGAACGTGGTGCTCTGGCTTGGCCCGCAGGACCGCGCAGCCAATCCGATGCTGAATCTGTTCTGGGCCTGGTGGTGGCCGTTGATCCTGCTGAGCTATCCGCTGGTGGGTCGCCTCTGGTGCGCCATCTGCCCCTTCATGATCTGGGGACAGATCGCCCAGAAGCTGACCCCGTGGCGCAAGAAAAGCTGGCCCCATGGGGACATGGACCGCTGGGGAGCGCCTGCCCTCGCCGCCGGTTTTGCCTCGATTCTGCTGTGGGAGGAGGTCTGGAACCTCGAGAACACCGCTTGGCTGAGCAGCTGCCTGCTGCTGCTGATCACGGCAGGGGCCGTGATCGGTTCAACGGTGTTTGAAAAACGCTTCTGGTGCCGTTATCTCTGTCCCGTCGGGGGCATGAACGGACTGTTCGCCAAACTCTCGATCCTTGAACTCCGCGCAGAAGCCGGCACCTGCAGCGGCAGCTGCAGCAGCTACGCCTGCTTCAAGGGCGGACCCGCCGATGAGGAAGGGCTGGCCAGCGAAGGCTGTCCACTGGGCACCCACCCTGCCCATCTGAGCGACAACCGCAACTGCGTGCTCTGCATGACCTGCACCCAGGCCTGTCCCAACCGCTCCGTGCAGTTGCGACTGCGGCCGCCGGCCGCTGATCTGCAACGCACCATGCAGGCCCCGAATGGAGAGCGTGGATTGATCCTGGTGCTGGCTGGGGGCATTTGCCTGCACCACTGGCAACGCCTGCTGGGCTGGCTGCCCCTGGCACCGTCGTCATTGCATGAAGGCCCCCTGCTGGCCCGGCTCAGCTTTGCGGTGCTCGCTCTTGCCTTACCAGCTGCGATTGGTTTGTGGCTCAACCGCCGTTGGCTCTACGCCGGATTGCCGCTGCTCTGGGCCCTGCTCTTGGCGCGCCATCTACCCATCGGCATGGCCGAGGCGGGCACCGTCTTGCCACATGGCTGGCCGCAATGGTCAGCCGACCCCCATGTGATCGGCTTCTGCCAAACCTTGGTGGTGGGGATCGGATGGATTGGTGCAGCAATCTTGAGTCGCCGCTTGCTGGATCTCGACCGCAGGGCCTGGGTTATGGGCAGCATGGTGCTGCTCCTGGTCAGCTTCAGCGGCCGCTGGTTGGTCGCCCTTTAA
- a CDS encoding transcriptional repressor has product MATRRPSTQINARQKVLLANLQACGDEMSGQQLHRSLEPDQAMGLATVYRNLRQLQQRGLVRCRHLPNGEALYAPLERDRHHLTCVDCGKTQALDHCPIHDLEVPEEGRKGFDLLFHTLEFFGLCSDCRERQQSPS; this is encoded by the coding sequence ATGGCCACTCGCCGCCCTTCCACCCAGATCAATGCCCGCCAGAAGGTATTGCTGGCGAACCTGCAGGCCTGTGGTGATGAGATGAGCGGTCAGCAGCTCCACCGCAGCCTGGAACCCGACCAAGCCATGGGCCTGGCCACGGTGTATCGCAATCTGCGCCAGCTGCAGCAACGGGGCCTGGTGCGCTGCCGCCACCTGCCCAATGGGGAAGCGCTTTATGCGCCGCTGGAGCGGGATCGCCACCACCTCACCTGCGTCGATTGCGGCAAGACCCAGGCGCTCGACCACTGCCCGATTCACGACCTGGAGGTGCCCGAAGAAGGCCGCAAAGGCTTCGATCTCCTGTTCCACACGCTTGAATTCTTTGGTCTCTGCAGCGACTGCCGCGAGCGGCAGCAAAGC